Within Stella humosa, the genomic segment CGGGTGCGCAGCAGCCCGACGATCGCGGCCAACTGGTCGGACCCGGCTTCGTCGGCCGCGGCTTCGTCGGCAGCGGCTGGCCCGACGGCGCCATCCAGGCCGGTCCGCTGCAGATAGGCCGTGAGCGCCCCCGGAATCTCCGCCACCGGCAGCACGAGGTCGACCGTGCCCGTCGCGATGGCGCTGCGCGGCATGCCGTCATAGCTGGCCTCGAGCGGGTCCTGCGCGATGACAAGGCCGCCGCTCCTCTTTATCGCCGCCACCCCCAGGCTGCCGTCGGCCCCGGTGCCGGACAGGACCACGCCGACCGCGCGCACGCCGAATCCCGCCGCCAGCGACAGCAGCAGGAAGTCGAACGGCAAGCGTTGCCCCTGACGCGGCTCGGGCTCCGACAGGCGGAGCACGCCATCCGTCACGGCCAGGTAGGTGCCGGGTGGAATGATGTAGAAATGGCCAGGGGCGATCGGCGTGCCGTCGGCCGCCTGGACGACCGTCATCGCCGTGTGGCCGGCGAGGAGGTCGACCATCATGCTGGCATGGGTCGGGTCGAGGTGCTGGACCAGCACGAAGGTCATGCTGCCGTCGGCCGGCAGGCCATCCACCAGCCTGCGGCACGCATCGAGGCCGCCGGCCGACGCGCCGATACCGACGACCAGGAACTGCGGCGTCGGTCCACCGCCGCCGGAGGGAATGGTTCGACTATCCCCCTGGCCAATCCCGTCCGATTTCGCTGGATGGCGCGCGGTGTCGGACATTCTTCATGTCCCTTCCAGGAAAGCGCCCACAATCGCCATCAGGGTTCTGTGGCCGGATATATTTGATCAATACAGGATTCTGGCGGACGTGATCACTAGCTTCCCTTTTTCCGCCACTGTCAATCATGTGGTTTGTATTTTGCGCACGGCGGCATCGTGCGTGTGCGTATTTTCCGATCCTGCACGGGACGATGACGAAGGCCTAGAAGGCAGCAGATAGATGGCAGCCGGTCGCGAGCACGAGATGGACTGCCGCCACGCGATCCCGGAGTTCCGTCATGCAGCCAGGGCAGTGTTTCCACGACCGACCGAGCGAGGGTGGCGCCGGCGGCGAGGTCAGGCGATGAGCGGGCTTCGCATCCTGGTCATCGAGGACGACGCCGTCATCGGCCTCAATCTGAGCGAGATGCTGGAAGGGCTGGGCCATGCGGTTTGCGGTGTGGAAGCGACGGAGGCCGAAGCGGTCGCCGCCGCCGAACGCCATCGCCCCGACCTGATGATCGTCGATGCCTGGCTCGGCGACGGCAGCGGGGTTGCCGCGGTCGATCGCATCTGCCGCGCGGGGCCCATCCCGCACATCTTCGTCAGCGGCGACGTGGCCGGGGTGAAGGCGCTTCGCCCGGGTGCCGAGGTGGTGGAAAAGCCGTTCCGCGAGAGCGACCTGACGAGGGCGATCCACCGCGTCCTGGGCATCGGCGGGCAGACGGGTATCGGCGGGCGGTAGGCCGCGGGTGCCGGGCCTGCCGCCCTATCGCCCCTTGAGCGCCACGCGGATGAAGGCCTGCTCCTCCTCGTAGACCTGGCGCGTGGCGGCCAGGAAGGAATCGACCAACCGGCTGCGCGGGCGGTGGCGCGGGATCAGCAGGTAGCTGCGGAAGACGACCGCGGGCTCGAAGCGCCGCGCCAGCAGCCCGCGATGGGCGAAGTCGCGCAGCGCGATCGGGTTGACGATGCTGACCCCCAGCCCCTCGGCCACGAGGTTGCAGAGGGTGGCGCTGTACTGCGTTTCCAGCGACATCAGGCGATCGACGCCATGCTGCTCGAACACCCGGTCGATCTGGGCGCGGACGTCGTCGTCCAGCGCCAGCGACACGAAGTCGAGCCCGGCCAAGTGGCGCGGCCGGATGGTGCGGGTGCCGGCCAGCGGATGGCCGGGCGGCAGGACGCAGACGCCGTCCAGCACGGCGAACGGCTCGACGTCGATGCCGGCCATCTCGGCCACGTTGGAGGCGATGCCGATGTCGCATTGCTGGGCCGCCGCCCACTGGATAACCGTCGACGAGCCGCGCAACTGCAGCGAGATGGTGACGTCGGGATGATCGCGGCGGAAGGCGCGGATGGCGCGTGGCAGGAAGCCGTAGCCCAGCGCCGGCACGGTGACGATGCGCAGGCGGCCGCGCTTGAACGCCTTGATGTCGCTGGCCGCCTGCTCCAGGTGGCGCAGGCCGGCATGGGATCGCTCGACCTCGGCATGGAAGGCGTTGCCGTCGTCGGTCGTCACCAGCCGGCCGGACTGCCGCTCGAACAGCCGGAACCCCACCCGCGCCTCGAGCTGGCCGATCAGGCGGCTGACATTGGGCTGCGAGATGCCCAGCACGCGGGCCGCCGCCGTCATGGAGCCGCAGTCCATCACCGCGCGGAAGGCATCGACCTGTCGCAGATTCATCCATCCGCCCCATACCAATTCTGCATGGTCTATGCAGATCTTGATATTTGACCGAATGGAAACGACCCGTCCACAGTACCGCCACGGGACACCCCGTGTCCGGCGGAAGGCGGAGGGCGCATGATCGGCGATATCGTCTATGTGAACGGCCAGTTCGTGGCCAGGGACGAGGCCAAGGTCAGCGTCTTCGACCATGGCTTCATCTATGGCGACGGCGCCTTCGAGGGGCTGCAGATCGTCAACGGCCGGGTCTTCCTGCTGAAGGAGCACCTGAAGCGGCTGTTCGATTCCGTCCGCTATCTGGGCTTCGAGATCCCGATGACGGCCGAGGCCCTGCGCGACATCATCGTCGAGACCGCCCGGCGCAACGGCCTGCGCGACGGTTACGTCCGCCCGATCATCACCCGCGGCGCCGGCCCGCTCGGCATCCGCAACATGGCCCAGCTCGGCCCGCCCACGGTCGTGGTGATGTGCCAGCACGAGAGCATCGAGGGCCGGCGCGAGAAGTGGAACCGCGGCATCACCGCCCAGGTGGTCTCGGTCCGCCGGGTCGCTCCCGCGGGGTTCGATTCGCGCGCCAAGACCTGCAACTACATCAACAACATCCTGGCCTATCTGGAGGCCCAGGCGGCGGGTGCGGAGACCGCCCTGATGCTGGATGCCGAGGGCTACGTCGCCGAGGCCTACAGCAGCAACATCTTCATCGTGAAGGACGGCGCGGTGGTGACGCCGGCGCTGGGCCACATCCTGGGCGGGATCACGCGGTCGACGCTGCTCGGCATCTGCCGCGAACTGGGCATCCCGGCCAGCGAGGGCCGGCTGACGACCTACGACCTGCTGACCGCCGACGAAGTGTTCGAGTGCGGCACCATGGCCGAGGTCCGCCCGCTGATCCGCATCAACGGCCGCACCATCAGCAACGGCAGCCCGGGGCCGATGGCGCGTCGCCTGCACGAGGTGCTGCGCGGGATGATGGAGTCCGGGCTGCATGGGGAACCGGTCGGGGACGCGTAAGACGTTCCGTCGGGACAGGGTCGCTTCAACGCCGAACATCCGGAGACGGAACATGAAGATCGCAGCATCGTTGCGCGCGGGAGTGATGGCCACTGCGGTCGTCGCGCTGGCGACATTCCAGCCGACGCCGGTCGCCGCCCAGCAGGCGTCTCCCCAGCAGACCGTGCGCGTCGGCATCCACGGCGCCGACATCGGCTCGCTCGACCCGCACATGTCGGCTCAAACCATCGACAACGTGATCCATGCCTGGATCTATGGCGGGCTGGTGCGTTTCCCGGCCGGCACCATCGACCCCACCCGCATCGAGCCCGACATCGCCGAATCCTGGACCAAGAGCCCCGACGGGCTGGTCTGGACCTTCGTCCTGCGGCCGGGCGTGAAGTTCCACGGCGGCTATGGCGAGGTGACGGCCGACGACGTCGTCCATTCTCTGAAGCGCGCGGGCGACCCCAAGACATCGACCTTCGCCAGCGACTTCGCGTCCTTCGACAAGGTCGAGGCCGTCGACCCGCGCACGGTGCGGATCACGCTGAAGACGCCCGTCCCCTCGCTGCTGGGCCTCGTCACCGCCCAGCGCGGCGGCTACGTCGTCAGCCGCAAGGCCGACCAGGAAGCGGCCGGGCAGTACACCGCCAAGGCGATCGGCACCGGCCCCTTCCAGCTTGAGGAGTACCGGTCCAAGCAGTTCGTGGCGCTGGTGGCCAACCCCGACTATTTCCGCGGCCGCCCCAAGGTCGACCGCGTCGTCTACCGCTTCATCCCGGCCAACGAGAGCCGCGACCTCGCCTTCCGGGCAGGCGAGCTGGACCTCTTCTACGGGCGCAAGGAACAGCGCTGGGTCGATCGCATGAAGGCGACGCCGGGCCTGGCGATCGAGGTCTTCGGGCCGGGCGAGCTGCGCCTGATCAACCTCAACACCTCGATGAAGCCGTTCGACGACATCCGCGTCCGCCGCGCCGTGGCCCATGCCATCAACCGGGCGGACTTCGTGAAGTTCGTCGGCGCCGACGTCGTCAGCCCCAACCCCTCGGTCGTGCCGCTGGGCTATCTGGGATACACTGACCAGGTCGAGCGCTTTGCCTATGATCCCGAGAAGTCCAAGCAGCTCTTGAAGGAGGCGGGGCACCCCAACGGCATCACCATCAAGGTGCTGGGCTCCAACCGCTCCTTCGTCGAGCCCTACCAGCTGCTCCAGGCCCAGCTGGCCAAGGCCGGCATCACCATGGAGCTGCAGTTGGTGGAGCACACCGCCTGGCACGCCCAGATTCGCCAGAACCTGAGCGCGATGGTCGTCTACACGGCCGCGCGCTTCCCGGTCGCCGACATCTTCCTGACCCAGTTCTTCCATTCCGCCAGCGCGCCGGGCAAGCCGACGGCGGTGACGAACTTCAGCCATTGCGACGTGGCCGACCGCGAGATCGACGCCGCCCGCATCGAGCAGGACCCCAAACGCCAGCTTGAGCTGTGGCACGCCGCCCAGCAGAAGATCGTGGCCAATGTCTGCGCCGTGCCGCTGTTCGACGAGGACCAAGTATGGGGCCGCAGCACCAAGCTGGAATTCGGCCACAAGCTCGAGGCCTCGATCAGCTTCGGGCCGATGCTGACGGAACAGACGGTCCTGAAGTAGCAGGCCGGGGCGCGTCAGGAAGGCCGGGCGCATGCTCCGCTTCGTGGCCAAGCGGCTGATGCTGGCGATCCCGACGATGCTGCTGTCGGCGTCGGTCGTCTTCTTTCTGGCGCGCATCCTGCCGGGCGACCCGGCGCTGTCGATCCTGGGCGATGCGGCCAGCGAGCAGGCGCTGGTCGCGCTGCGGGCCAGGCTCGGCCTCGACCAGCCGCTGCTGACCCAGTATGTCGGTTTCCTCGGCGCGCTCCTGCGCTTCGACCTCGGCCGGTCGATGATCTCGGGCCACGCCATCACGGCCGAGGTGCTGGAGGTGCTGCCCTACACGATCGAGCTGACGGTGTTCGCCATCGGCTTCGGCGTGCTGCTGGGCGTGCCGGCCGGGATCGCGGCCGCGCTCGCCCGCAACCGGCTGCCCGACTACCTGTCGCGCTTCGGCTCGCTGATCGGCCTGTCCTGCCCGCCTTTCTTTCTGGCGATCTGCCTGCTGCTGGTCTTCGCCATCTACATCCCGCTTTTCCCCGTGATCAGCGCGCCCGACACCGCCACCATCGGCGGCCGCATCGCGGCCCTGATCCTGCCCGGGGTAACGCTCGGCATCATTTTCCTGGCCTTCGTCGCGCGCTCCTCGCGCGCGGCCATGCTGGAGGTGCTGCCCGAGCAGTACATCCGCACCGCGCGGATGAAAGGCCTGTCGGAGAAGGCGGTCGTCTTCCGCCATGCCTGCCGCAACGCCCTGCTGCCGATCGTCACCGTGACCGGCCTCTATTTCGGCATCCTGATGGGCAATGCGGTGGTGACCGAGATCGTCTTCACCCGGCCTGGCCTGGGCAAGCTCATCATCGGCGCGCTCAATTCGCGCGACTACGTGATGCTGCAGGGGCTGACGATCGTCTACTGCTTCATCGTCGTCGTCGTGAACCTGGCGACCGACCTCGTCTATGGCCTGGTCGACCCGCGGGTGAAGGTGCGATGACCGCCCTTCGCGCCGCCATCGCCATGGTCGCCCCCAACCGGTCGGCCGGCTGGGCGTTCGTCACCCTGTTCGCGATCTGCCTGGCCGCCGTGGCGGCCCCGCTGGTCGCCCCCTACGCGCCGGCCGCCCAGGACCTGATGGAACGGCTGGAGCCGCCATCGGCCGCACACTGGTTCGGCACCGACAACTACGGCCGCGACATCCTCTCGCGCATCCTGTGGGGCGCGCGCATCTCGCTGCTGGTCGGCCTCGGCGCCACGCTGGTCGGCATGGTGATCGGTGGCGCGCTCGGCATTTGGGCCGGCTTCAAGGGCGGCATCGTCGACCTGCTGGTCGCGCGCGTCATCGACGTGCTGCTGTCCTTTCCCAGCCTGATCCTCTGCCTGCTGATCGTCTCTCTGGTGGGTCCGGGCGTGGTCGAGCTGATCGCCGCCATATCCGTGTCCCTGATCCCCAAGTTTGCCCGCGTCGCCCGCTCCTCGGCGATCGCCACCAGCCACCGGGAGTTCGTCGATGCCTGCCGCACCGTGGGCGGGTCGGACCTGCGCATCATGATCCGCCACATCACCCCCAACGTGGTGGGCGAGCTGGCGGTGATGGCCTCCCTGTGGACGGCCAACGCCGTGCTTATCGAGGCCTCGCTCAGCTTCCTCGGCCTTGGCGTCCGCCCGCCGACGCCGACGCTGGGCGGCATGATGCTGGAGGGGCTGAACCTGCTGCACGAGGCGCCCTGGCTGACGCTGTTCCCCGGCCTCGTCATCCTGGCCATGGTGCTGGTCCTCAACCTGGTCGGCGACAGCCTGCGCGATGCCGTCGACCCGCGCCTGCGCGAGGTCTGACGGTGCAGACGCCGATCGTCGATCCGCCGACCACCGATCCATTGCTGCGCGTCGAGGGGCTGGGCGTGGCGGTGCGCCGCCGGCAGGGTGCCCTGCCGATCCTGGAGGACGTCACCTTCGATCTCGCGGGCGACGAGACGCTGGCGATCGTCGGTGAATCCGGCAGCGGCAAGAGCATGCTGGCGCTGGCCATCACCCGCCTGCTGACGCCGCCCGACACCTATGCCGTGTCGGGGCGGGTCCGCTTCCAGGGCACCGACATCCTGCAACTGTCGGCCGAGGGCATGCGCCAGGTGCGCGGCCGCGGCATGGCCGTCGTCTTCCAGGAGGCGCTGAACGCACTCAACCCCGTCCTGACCGTCGGCCGCCAGATCGAGGAGACGGTGATGCGGCGCGACGGCGGCAACGCCGCGTCCGCCCGGCGGGAGGCGCTGCGCCTGCTGGACGAGGTGCGCATCCCGTCGCCGGCCCAGCGCCTGGGCGACTATCCGCACCAGCTGTCCGGCGGCATGCGCCAGCGGGTGATGATCGCGATTGCGCTCGCCTGCCGCCCGGCACTCGTCATCGCCGACGAGCCGACCACCAGCCTCGACGTCACCATTCAGTCGCAGATCCTGGCCCTGCTGCGCGACGTGCGGCGCCAGAACGGCATGTCGATGATCTTCATCAGCCACAATCTGGGGGCGGTCGCGGCGGTGGCCGACCGGGTGGCGGTGCTCTATGCCGGCCATGTCATGGAACTGGCCCGGGTCGAGGACCTGTTCGCCCGGCCGCGCCACCCCTATACGCGCGCGCTGCTGGCGACGACGCCGCGCGTCGACCGGCCGGAGCGGCTGGCGGCCATCCCCGGCACCGTGCCGCGCTTCGATGCCCTGCCGCCCGGCTGCCGCTTCGCGCCGCGTTGCCCGCTGGCCAGCGCCGAATGCACCATGGCCGTGCCCGCGGTCCGGGCGCCGGCCGGCGAGCCGGGCCGGCTCGTCCGCTGCATCAAGCCACTCGCTTGAGGATGCCCGCATGAGCACCACGCCGATGCGGCCGATCCTGGAAGTCGACGGGCTGCGCAAGCATTTCCCGATCGCGGGCGGCTTCGGGTCGGGTCCGCGCAAGGCCGTGCGCGCGATCGACCGCGTCAGCTTCACCGTGGCCGAGGGCGAGAGCTTCGGCCTGGTCGGCGAATCCGGCTGCGGCAAGTCAACCGTGGCGCGTTGCATCGTCGGCCTGGTGACGCCGGACGAGGGCCGGATCGTCGTCGATGGCGAGGCGATCGCCGCGCGCAAGGGCGAGCGCGGGCGCCGCCTGCACCGCAGCGTGCAGATGGTCTTCCAGGATCCCTTCTCCTCGCTCAACCCGCGCCTCGTCATCGGCACGACCCTGGCCGAGCCGCTGGCGATCGCCGGCGGCCTGTCGCGCGCCCAGATCCGCGCCCGGGTCGGCGAGCTGCTGGGGGAGGTCGGCCTGCCGGCCGACGCCGCGGCCAAGTTCCCGCACGAGTTCAGCGGCGGCCAGCGCCAGCGTATCTCGATCGCCCGCGCGCTCGCCCTGAAGCCGCCCTTGATCGTGGCCGACGAGCCGGTGTCGGCGCTGGACGTGTCGGTGCAGGCGCAGATCCTGCTGCTGCTCGACGGCCTGCGCACCAGCCGCAACCTGGGCCTGCTGTTCATTTCCCACGACCTCGCCGTGGTGCGGAACTTCTGCCAGCGCGTGGCGGTCATGTATCTCGGCCGCATCGTCGAGGAAGGGCCGGTCGAGCGCGTATTCGCCCGGCCGATGCACCCCTACACCCTGGCGCTGCGCGACAGCTCACTGCCGCCCGATCCGGCCGCCCGCGACCGCCTGGCCCGCATCGAGGGCGAGATGCCGTCTGCCATCGACCCGCCCACCGGCTGCCATTTCCATCCGCGCTGCCCGCGGCGGATGCCCATCTGCGCGGTGGAGGCGCCAGCCTGGACGGCGCTCGATCCGGGCGGCGTGGCCTGCCACCTCCATCCGCCCACACCCGTATCGCCCGCGACCAACCGAGGGATCTGAGATGTACCCCGATCCAAGCTCCCGCTCCGCCGGCCTCTTCGATCGCGCCTGCGCCGTCATGCCGGGCGGCAACACGCGCCTGGCCGTCTACCAGGCGCCGTTCCCGATCTTCATCGCGTCCGCCGCGGGCTGCCGGGTGACGGACGTGGACGGGGTAGAGCGGCTCGACTTCATCAACAACCAGTCGGCGCTGGTGCACGGCCACTGCTTCCCGCCGGTGGTGGCCGCCGTGACCGCCCAGGTCGGGCGCGGCTCCTGTTTCTCGGGCCCGACCGACACGGAAGTGGAACTGGCGGAGGCCCTGCAGGCCCGCGTTCCCGGCCTCGAGCGCATGCGCTTCACCAATTCCGGCACCGAGGCGGTGATGCTGGCGGTCAAGGCCGCGCGCGCCTTCACCGGCCGCTACAAGATCGCCAAGTGCGAGGGCGCCTATCACGGTTCCTACGATTTCGTGGAGGCCAGCCGCGGCAGCACGCCCGCCAACTGGGGCGACGCCAAGGTGCCGGCCCGCGTCCCCTACTCCAAGGGCACGCCGCCCGCCGTCGGCGACCTGACGGTGGTCATGCCCTACAACGATGTCGCGGCCGCGGCCGCCATCCTGGAGGCGGAGGCGGGCGAGCTGGCCGCCGTCATCGTCGAGCCGATCGCCAACCGCCCCGGCATGATCCCGGCCACGCCGGAATTCCTGGCCTATCTGCGCGAATTCACCCAGCGCACCGGCATCCCGCTGATCTTCGACGAGATCATCTCGTTCCGCGTCGGCTTCGCCGGCGCCCAGGCCGGCTACGGCATCGTCCCCGACATGACGACGCTGGGCAAACTGATCGGCGGCGGCTTCCCGGTGGGCGCGGTCGCCGGTCGCACCGACATCATGGGCGTGTTCGACCAGCGCCGGGGCAGCCCGGCCGTGCCGCACACCGGCACCTTCAACGCCAACCCGGTGTCCATGGTGGCCGGCATCGAGACGCTGAAGGCGTTCGACGAAGCGGCCGTCGCCCGGATCAACCGCCGCGGCGACGAAGTGCGGCGCACGATCGACGGCATCTTCGCCAAGGCCGGCATCGAGGGCCAGGCGTCCGGTGCCGGCTCGCTGTTCCGCATCCACTTCACCGCCCGGCCACTGACCGACTATCGCTCGGCCTATCCCACGGCCGCCGGCCAGTCGGCGGTGGCGGCCCTGCATCGCGCGCTGCTGAACCAGGACGTGATGGTGTCGGCCAATTGCAGCGGCAACATCTCGACGGTGGTGGGCGACCTGGAGATCGAGCAGTTGCTGGGCGCCGTCACCCGCGCCCTGGCCGAGATCCGGGTGCCCGCCTGACCCGGGCGGCCGCGGTCGCGGTCCGGATCGCGCTGTCCCTGCTGGCGCTGGGTGCCGCCACGGCCGCCGCCGACCACCTGTCGCTGGCGGTCTTCGGTCTGCCGCACCCGTCCGAGACACTGCCGCTGCTGTTTGCCACATCGCTGATCGTGCCGATCTGGCGATCGGGCGGCAGGGCCGGCCGGGTGCTGGCGGGCCTCGCGGGCTTGGCCGGCGGCCTGTCGGTC encodes:
- a CDS encoding ABC transporter substrate-binding protein — encoded protein: MKIAASLRAGVMATAVVALATFQPTPVAAQQASPQQTVRVGIHGADIGSLDPHMSAQTIDNVIHAWIYGGLVRFPAGTIDPTRIEPDIAESWTKSPDGLVWTFVLRPGVKFHGGYGEVTADDVVHSLKRAGDPKTSTFASDFASFDKVEAVDPRTVRITLKTPVPSLLGLVTAQRGGYVVSRKADQEAAGQYTAKAIGTGPFQLEEYRSKQFVALVANPDYFRGRPKVDRVVYRFIPANESRDLAFRAGELDLFYGRKEQRWVDRMKATPGLAIEVFGPGELRLINLNTSMKPFDDIRVRRAVAHAINRADFVKFVGADVVSPNPSVVPLGYLGYTDQVERFAYDPEKSKQLLKEAGHPNGITIKVLGSNRSFVEPYQLLQAQLAKAGITMELQLVEHTAWHAQIRQNLSAMVVYTAARFPVADIFLTQFFHSASAPGKPTAVTNFSHCDVADREIDAARIEQDPKRQLELWHAAQQKIVANVCAVPLFDEDQVWGRSTKLEFGHKLEASISFGPMLTEQTVLK
- a CDS encoding ABC transporter ATP-binding protein; this translates as MSTTPMRPILEVDGLRKHFPIAGGFGSGPRKAVRAIDRVSFTVAEGESFGLVGESGCGKSTVARCIVGLVTPDEGRIVVDGEAIAARKGERGRRLHRSVQMVFQDPFSSLNPRLVIGTTLAEPLAIAGGLSRAQIRARVGELLGEVGLPADAAAKFPHEFSGGQRQRISIARALALKPPLIVADEPVSALDVSVQAQILLLLDGLRTSRNLGLLFISHDLAVVRNFCQRVAVMYLGRIVEEGPVERVFARPMHPYTLALRDSSLPPDPAARDRLARIEGEMPSAIDPPTGCHFHPRCPRRMPICAVEAPAWTALDPGGVACHLHPPTPVSPATNRGI
- a CDS encoding aspartate aminotransferase family protein — encoded protein: MYPDPSSRSAGLFDRACAVMPGGNTRLAVYQAPFPIFIASAAGCRVTDVDGVERLDFINNQSALVHGHCFPPVVAAVTAQVGRGSCFSGPTDTEVELAEALQARVPGLERMRFTNSGTEAVMLAVKAARAFTGRYKIAKCEGAYHGSYDFVEASRGSTPANWGDAKVPARVPYSKGTPPAVGDLTVVMPYNDVAAAAAILEAEAGELAAVIVEPIANRPGMIPATPEFLAYLREFTQRTGIPLIFDEIISFRVGFAGAQAGYGIVPDMTTLGKLIGGGFPVGAVAGRTDIMGVFDQRRGSPAVPHTGTFNANPVSMVAGIETLKAFDEAAVARINRRGDEVRRTIDGIFAKAGIEGQASGAGSLFRIHFTARPLTDYRSAYPTAAGQSAVAALHRALLNQDVMVSANCSGNISTVVGDLEIEQLLGAVTRALAEIRVPA
- a CDS encoding ABC transporter ATP-binding protein codes for the protein MQTPIVDPPTTDPLLRVEGLGVAVRRRQGALPILEDVTFDLAGDETLAIVGESGSGKSMLALAITRLLTPPDTYAVSGRVRFQGTDILQLSAEGMRQVRGRGMAVVFQEALNALNPVLTVGRQIEETVMRRDGGNAASARREALRLLDEVRIPSPAQRLGDYPHQLSGGMRQRVMIAIALACRPALVIADEPTTSLDVTIQSQILALLRDVRRQNGMSMIFISHNLGAVAAVADRVAVLYAGHVMELARVEDLFARPRHPYTRALLATTPRVDRPERLAAIPGTVPRFDALPPGCRFAPRCPLASAECTMAVPAVRAPAGEPGRLVRCIKPLA
- the ilvE gene encoding branched-chain-amino-acid transaminase; this translates as MIGDIVYVNGQFVARDEAKVSVFDHGFIYGDGAFEGLQIVNGRVFLLKEHLKRLFDSVRYLGFEIPMTAEALRDIIVETARRNGLRDGYVRPIITRGAGPLGIRNMAQLGPPTVVVMCQHESIEGRREKWNRGITAQVVSVRRVAPAGFDSRAKTCNYINNILAYLEAQAAGAETALMLDAEGYVAEAYSSNIFIVKDGAVVTPALGHILGGITRSTLLGICRELGIPASEGRLTTYDLLTADEVFECGTMAEVRPLIRINGRTISNGSPGPMARRLHEVLRGMMESGLHGEPVGDA
- a CDS encoding ABC transporter permease, translated to MTALRAAIAMVAPNRSAGWAFVTLFAICLAAVAAPLVAPYAPAAQDLMERLEPPSAAHWFGTDNYGRDILSRILWGARISLLVGLGATLVGMVIGGALGIWAGFKGGIVDLLVARVIDVLLSFPSLILCLLIVSLVGPGVVELIAAISVSLIPKFARVARSSAIATSHREFVDACRTVGGSDLRIMIRHITPNVVGELAVMASLWTANAVLIEASLSFLGLGVRPPTPTLGGMMLEGLNLLHEAPWLTLFPGLVILAMVLVLNLVGDSLRDAVDPRLREV
- a CDS encoding LysR substrate-binding domain-containing protein, producing the protein MNLRQVDAFRAVMDCGSMTAAARVLGISQPNVSRLIGQLEARVGFRLFERQSGRLVTTDDGNAFHAEVERSHAGLRHLEQAASDIKAFKRGRLRIVTVPALGYGFLPRAIRAFRRDHPDVTISLQLRGSSTVIQWAAAQQCDIGIASNVAEMAGIDVEPFAVLDGVCVLPPGHPLAGTRTIRPRHLAGLDFVSLALDDDVRAQIDRVFEQHGVDRLMSLETQYSATLCNLVAEGLGVSIVNPIALRDFAHRGLLARRFEPAVVFRSYLLIPRHRPRSRLVDSFLAATRQVYEEEQAFIRVALKGR
- a CDS encoding ABC transporter permease; the encoded protein is MLRFVAKRLMLAIPTMLLSASVVFFLARILPGDPALSILGDAASEQALVALRARLGLDQPLLTQYVGFLGALLRFDLGRSMISGHAITAEVLEVLPYTIELTVFAIGFGVLLGVPAGIAAALARNRLPDYLSRFGSLIGLSCPPFFLAICLLLVFAIYIPLFPVISAPDTATIGGRIAALILPGVTLGIIFLAFVARSSRAAMLEVLPEQYIRTARMKGLSEKAVVFRHACRNALLPIVTVTGLYFGILMGNAVVTEIVFTRPGLGKLIIGALNSRDYVMLQGLTIVYCFIVVVVNLATDLVYGLVDPRVKVR
- a CDS encoding response regulator; translated protein: MSGLRILVIEDDAVIGLNLSEMLEGLGHAVCGVEATEAEAVAAAERHRPDLMIVDAWLGDGSGVAAVDRICRAGPIPHIFVSGDVAGVKALRPGAEVVEKPFRESDLTRAIHRVLGIGGQTGIGGR